Below is a window of Sebastes umbrosus isolate fSebUmb1 chromosome 13, fSebUmb1.pri, whole genome shotgun sequence DNA.
AGGGCCAATTTTGCAAAAATGAATGTTAAATTGTCACCTTTAAGCTTTCTCACAGTTTTTCCACATTATTTTTTGCAGTATGAATATGATCGGGGATGAATTCCAATCAGTTTGTGCCTGGGGCAGGCTGTCATCCTCATCATTCGCTGCTTGCCTTTTTGAATACGAGCATAGCTTATCATTGCCCGAAGCATATACAGTGGATGGAAAAGTGCTGGCCGGGGGCCCCCTCTtgctctttttcttcttgtgtATACGCGGAGTCTACCTCACAGACGCTGTGCAGGATCAGCCTCGCACTCTGCAAGTCAGAACCTTGTCCCCTGGGCATGGAGGCCTCCTGCAGCTGAGGCAGGGAGCAGGAGGTCAGAGGGCATAATcagggaaagtgtgtgtgctcCTGCATGTGCGTGTTCCTCCTTTCATGCAACGCACCGCACTTATTTGAGCATTACTTTCATATTTGCATGTGTGAAACATTACCTGCTTTATAAAGAGGTTGTATTGACTAAAATGCAACCACTTGGACATGTACGGAGGCATGCCAGGGTCTGAATTAAGAGCTCTGGCACGGACTAAAAGAAGTGTGACAGTCACCATTATCAGGGGAACCCAAAACACAAAGCAGACCAGGGTTTTCTATAGGCCAGGGGAGCTTTCAAGGGGAAACCAGGATATGTCCCAATACCAAGCGAGCACTCATGGGTTTAAACTATGTTGTGCAACTTTCAGGAGGTACTCGGTTCTGCCCCATTTACACCAACCAGTCTCCCCCTCAGACTCGTACAGCACACATAACATGGGCAAATGCACTCAAGATACTGCAGTTTGATTACTTTCAGACACTCTCGGTGAACTAAAGTGTACCCTACAGTGTGAATTAGCAAAATTGCTTCCTAATAAGAGGCAATTATTCAGTACAATTTGACTCACATTACCAGTTCCTCATAATACCAGGAACATCATCCggtattatgtttttgtggGTTAAGTAGCCAAAAAGGTTCAAGATATGTTCTGAGACAAATAACCATATTAAATTTCTAAAAATTGTATTCTAAAAAATAAGacacaaataaacagacaaGAAAATGAGTCAAGAAACATCTTGCAAGAAAGATGgatgatttaaaataaaaataaaatgacttgtgaAATTGCATTTTCATGGGAGAAAAAGAACACTGGCcatagccaaaaaaaaaaaaacacaacaatatagAACCACAGAAACCTCTCGAGGTCCGTCAGCTGATTTGGACAAACTGTGCATTTTGTCAGTGGATAAATCCAGCTGTATAATGTGAGCCACCTGTGTGCCGCTCCGTGTAGGAAACCATGACCTGACAGATGAAGAGGTGGGCCGCTGACACAACGCATGGACACACCGTCCACAGGAGGGATCCGCAGAAACCGGAGAGCTCCTCGGTTAGTTTAAGCCTCCTTCCTGTTTCATTTCCACATTATAGAGACTGTGAGAGCGCACAGATTTGATTCGATTAAAAGATCAAGCGGATACATTTCCACAACTCCGACAAGTTTTGTGCGTAAATCGGCCTCCGCAGAACGCAGACCCAGAGAGGGAAACATCATGTTGACTGTACATGGAGGGTTGGACCAGATATAGAAAAGGCCATGCACAAAGTGACCGGATAATGGGATACAaccttaatatatatatgtttacgGCAGTTAATTCGGTATTTGTATTAACTCGCATGATTCAAGTTGAGGTTTGACTTTACAACCCTTCAAacttcagatattttttttttagatttggaGATATTTGTTTTGAGggaataatattatttaattgtaCAAAAATTGTTTAacttatatattaaatattttcaccaGTAATTcaagatgaataaaaatgattatatGAAATGCTCAACAAAAGTTCAATTGGGACTATTTGTAATAATTAACCCATAATtcgaaatttgattaattgtggtttcaataataataataaaaaagacaaagtcAGTCGGTTTGATGGCGGGACTAACCGTGCACAAAAAGGAACAAATGAAACAGATCCCCGTTGCTTGTGACAGAAAATAAAGTGTCTTGTTTGAGATGAAACCCTGACTGGTCCCTCCTGCTGATTAgcggaccaggaccaggaccaggagcaGGACCAGGACTCTCTCTGGCTCCCCCTCCGCCCTCCCAACCCCTCCCCTCCACTCTCAAAACTATTTAGCATCTGAAACCGGGATAAAGTTTCACAAAAAATTGAAGGAAAAAAGTTCGTGCGCGAGGAGAAGGAGAGCGTGCCAACCTTCAGTCTGAAACCAGTTTGTTTCTGAAGCTCGAGGCGCGAGACAGCAGAGCGCGAGACATCTTCTAATCATCTTCTCCTCATCTTTACGGATATCTACACATCTTTTGTCACCACGGCTTCAACGGTGGACAGCGTGTTTGGTGCTCTTTCTCTGCATTTGTTCCAGAGGGACATGGACGAGGTGTCCGGTTCTCCGGTGTCCCCTGTGGACAGTCTGCTGAGCAgcgaggaggagctggaggacagaCAGCTGGACAGACAACAACAGAGACGCTTCCCGGCCAAGAGGAGAACCAGCAAGAAGTCCAGCGAGGACagcagcggcggcagcagcagcccgGGTCCAGGTCCGGGTCCGGGTCCGGTGAAACGGGTGAAGAAGCAGagtcccagcagcagcaaccaGTCGTACGAGGAGCTGCAGAACCAGCGGTGCCTGGCCAACGTCCGGGAGAGACAGAGGACTCAGTCTCTCAACGAGGCCTTCACGTCTTTACGGAAAATCATCCCGACGCTGCCGTCAGACAAACTGAGCAAGATCCAGACCCTGAAGCTCGCCTCCAGGTACATCGACTTCCTCTGTCAG
It encodes the following:
- the twist2 gene encoding twist-related protein 2, which translates into the protein MDEVSGSPVSPVDSLLSSEEELEDRQLDRQQQRRFPAKRRTSKKSSEDSSGGSSSPGPGPGPGPVKRVKKQSPSSSNQSYEELQNQRCLANVRERQRTQSLNEAFTSLRKIIPTLPSDKLSKIQTLKLASRYIDFLCQVLQSDEMDNKMSSCSYVAHERLSYAFSVWRMEGAWSMSATH